A region of the Apium graveolens cultivar Ventura chromosome 6, ASM990537v1, whole genome shotgun sequence genome:
TAACAGACTTATTAAACATCTCGTAGGAGGCACGCATCATACTGACTTGTGAAGTCAGGGATGCCAAAGACTCATTAGAAGCAAACTGAGTTTTTAGAGACTCCAAGAGATTGTTGTTTTCAAAAACTTTTGACAACAACGATTTCAATAAAACAGAGTCCTCTTGATCAGGATCAGACATATAGTGAGGAGACTCAGGAAACGAACCAAACGACTTATGACCCTCACCAAAAATAAGAACACCAGACTCAATAATCTCAATATTATTAGCAGACAGGACAGACAGATCAAACATAGTAGACACTGGCTCAGTGCTATCATCATCAGAAACAATAGAAAAATGTCTAAAGATCTTTGTCAACAAAGCAGGAAAGGACAAGTTCATAGACTCATGAGACGCACAATGACTCATGTATTTGATAATCAACGAAGCAATATCACAAGGAGTTTTAGTCATGAAAACCGAAATTAAAACAACATCTTGATAAGTGACACAGTCACGACCACTCTTACGAGGCAAAAGATTTGTATGAAACAATTTAAAAAGCAATAAAGCAAGTGGAGTAAGATCATGTACCATGGGCTTAAGAGAGGTACCGATAAAGTTCTCACCAAGAATCACTTCCAGTTGTTCTTCATACTGTAATCCTGGAAACTCCATGTAAGCTGCATGCGTGGTATACGAACAGACACCGGAGCACGAGATACCACAAACTCGAGACAATAGATTAGCATTGAACACAATCGGAACACCTTGATCCTCAGAATAAACCATATCCTCCTTCATCATTGAGAAATTAGAATAAAATTCCCGGACTAAAGAAGGGTAAATAACATCTGGTGGGGATAAAAGAGGCAAAGAAAAAGAAGTTGAGATTAAATAGAACAAGAGAAGAATATGAAGAGTTAGAAGTGAGATAGAAGTAGAAAGGTGGAGTGTATCTCAAAAAACGAGGAGACACACAGAGATTGAGAAGAAATAGATGGAGTAGTCAAATCAAAGTTAAAGACTTGAAGGAAAATGCATGCAACTCGGTTCAGTTCCAAAGTTCAAGAGTCCCAGCAAATAAttacatataaaatatataattaagaCTGAAACACGCAAACTAATTAAACCAAACACGGCAATTAATTCACAAAAATTCATCAATaaattccatagataaatcagcattaaattaatcaattaattaaacacTCGATTATACAATTTCAGTCACAAAGATGAATTATGCAAATAATTGACACAAATAAGCTAAATAGTATGCATGCAGGGATGTAAAAATGAATTAATGAGAGATAGTGTACATACCAAGTTCACGTCTCATAAGGCAAAAACGATCTTCACCTAAAGGTTTGGTGAAAATGTCTGCCCTTTGCTTATCAGTTGAGATATAAATTAACTCAATATTACCTTTTGAGACATTATCTCGcagaaaatggtgacgaacatcaatgtgcttagtacgagaatgcataacaggatttttagaaatattaatagcggaggtattatcacaataaattgGAATATTTGTATAAGAAATACAAAAATCCTacaatgtttgttgcatccacaaaatttaagcacagcaactaccagctgcaatgtattctcCTTCAGCAGTAGAAAGAGCTACAGATGTTTGCTTTTTACTGTGCCATGCAACCAAACAATCACCTAAATATTCACACGCAccacttgtactttttctatcaacctgtgaccctgcatagtcagcatctgaaaaaccaaTTAAGTTAAAAGAAGTAGAACTAGGATAAAATATTCCAAGATCTctagttcccttaagatacttaaaaatccGTTTAACTGCATTCAGATGAGATTCTTTCGGTTGAGATTTAAAACGAGCACAAAGAcaaacactatacataatatcaGGACGAGAAGCAGTTAAATATAATAACGAGCCGATCATAGCTCGATATTTAGTAATgtctacaggtgtaccttgttcatccttagTGAGCTTGACAGTTGTACTCATCGGAGTAGCTTTAGCTGAAATATTTTCTAACGCAAATCTCTTAAGCAAATCATTAACATACTTACTTTGATGTATGAAAATGCCTACAGCAGATTGGTTAATTTGCAAGCCTAGAAAATATTGCAATTCACCCATTAAACTCATATCAAATTCTTTATGCATGCAGtcagaaaaccacttacacaaagattcATCAGTTGATCCAAACacaatatcatctacataaacctgtactaatagaaaatgatggcgtttatgaaaaataaaaagagttggatcgagtgtaccacgaGTGAAACCATTCTTTAGCAAAAACTGACTGAGACGCTCATACCAACATcgaggggactgtctcaatccataaACAGACTTTTTGAGCTTGTAGACATAGTGTGGatatttttcatgaatgaaacctggaggctgcttcaAATAAACTTCTACCTTAAGATGACCATTTAAAAATGcgcttttaacatccatttggtAAAGCTTGAATCATTTGTGAGCTGCAAATGCCATTAGAATCCGAATAGCTTCGAGACGAGCTACAGGGGCATATGTCTCGTCgaaatcaattccttcctgttggtTGTATCCCTGAGCCACCAAACGAGCTTTATTCCGAATAATGTTACCATCTTCATCcttcttgttcttgaaaacccaacgagtaccGATGACTTTTGCCTTAGAAGGAGGAGAGACAAGTTCCCAGACTTGACAACGTTCGAactggttcaattcttcttgcatggCAACCGACCAACATTCATTTGCAACAGCTTCTTGAGCATTTTTCGGTTCAAATTCAGCAACAAAGGCACAGAATGCACATAAGTTATGAAGCCTGCTTCACgtagaaatcccttgatctaaatcagtaagaagattatctggtggatgattcttcacagtcctagaagatttaggaagttgaatattactcatctcttcctcattagaattgtctgcctggaaatgaataggagttgtctcattcaaaagagactgcctcatttccgcttgtgaagatttatccagaggagtaacagaattcacatttgaaacactatcgggagtctttggagagccagaagattcatctgaagcttgagtagatcccgaagaattatcagaagactgagatggacctggagagtcttgactgcttgatttatcaaaatgagactgactcttttcagaattagactgtctcatttgggaatgagacgatAGATCCGCAATATCTTCTTCAATTTGAGATATCTTCAAGGCAGATTCATTAAATGCAATGTTGATAGATTCTTCAACTTTGAGCTTGATAgaattataaactctataggcCTTGCTTGTAGTGGAATATCCCAAGAAAATTCCTTCCGTAGACTTAGCATCAAATTTTCCTCGAGTGTTTTGTGTATCTAAGATAAAACATTTtgaaccaaatactcgaaaataactgATGTTAGGCGTTTAATTCTTAAACAATTCATAaggagttttaagcaaaataggacgaataagcACTCTATTTAACACATAACAGGAAGTGTTTACCGCTTCTGCCCAGAATTTACGTGGCAGATTACTTTCATGAAGAAGAGTACGAGCAGTTTCCTGTAGAGTTCTGTTCTTGCGTTCAACAACTCCGTTTTGTTGAGGTGTACGTGGGGCAGAGAATTCATGAGTAGTGCCTCTAGATTTGCAGAAAGTCACGAAATCTTTCTCGAATTCTcctccatgatcactacgaatagtcttgagctttaaagaatacttagtctcaaggttagtaataagatcttTGAATTCACTAAAAGCTTCATCTTTAGTACGCAAGAATAACACCCAAGTAAAACGAGAGTAATCATCTACTATAACAAAAAcataattcttacctcccaaacttacatatctttctggaccaaaaagatctagatgTAACAACTGCAAAGGAacagaagttgatactttattcttcgcagtaaaggaagttttcacctgttttccaagCTGGCAAGCTGAACATGGTTCTGACTTCTTGTATTTCAGCTTTGGTAAACCTCGAACTAACTCATGTGAAGATATCTTTCGAAGTAGATCCATATGAACATGACCAAGACGCCTATGCCACAAATTCTGTTGCTCTTGAACGGTAGCTAGACAGATTTCTTCTTGCTGCtcatcaaaatctaacacaaagatgtttccttttcttttggctactaaagcaaactcgttagCTTTATTACCAATATAACAAACATTTTTATCGAACTTAACACTATGACCAACATCAGTTAACTGACTTACACTAATAAGATTATATTTTAGACCATCAACTAGACGAACATTATTAATAGCAAACTTGTCGTTACCTATGGTACCTTTACCTACGATACGTACGGTAGTggaatctccaagagtaactaagcctCCCTCTTTAGCGATTAATGAGAGAAACTTTGATTTATCTCCAGTCATGTGACAAGAGCAACCGCTATCAATAATCCACTTGTTTCGAGGAACATGGACTTTAAAACAGACCTGCAAAAGATCctttatctcttaggtacccacGTGACTTTGGGTCCTTGAATGTTAGTATCATAAATCTTATACAAATTCTTGTCAGATTTCTTAATCCACATTTGAACAATATTAACAGATTTATGCACATATTTAGATCTAGTTGTTGAGTTAGTATCGTGGCCCTTAATACCACATAACCGAGATGCAGAATTAGTGTGACCAGATTTGCCACAGTCTTGACATTTTTCATAAGGCATCTTGTATTTCATAGGAGTTCTTTTGTAGCCACTTTGAAAAACCTTCTTCTTGTTGGCTGATCCATACCCCAAACCTTCTTTGTCAAGAGAAGATTTCTGTTGGGCAAGTAAAGCATTCAAGGTTCCTTCTCCATGAAAATATTTGGCTAGATCAGTTTCCAGCTGGGCAACCTTTTGCTTGAGTTTAGGAACTATAGAATCAGAAGATGCATTTGATTCGGCAGAAAAAGTTTCCTTCTTTAATGCATCAAGACATGCATCCTTCATCTCGATCTCATTCTTGAGGTAGTTGACTTCTTCTTTCAGCTTAGAGACCTTCTCAGATAGTAGCTTGTTGTCTTCTACTAAGGATTCATCTTTGATGGAATCATCAACCTCATTGAGAACCTCACTCAATGCTTGTTTAAGATAAACATTCTTTTCTCTTAACTTTCTATTTTGAGCCTGCAAGGTTAGTACATCCTgagatatatatgaatttttattaatttgaacAGTATGTACCTCATCATTGTCACTAGAGTCAGACTCAAGTCCAGCAAAGCATAGTTGATCTAATTCATCGTCTGAGTCAATTTCTACTTCAGAATCATCATCACTCCATGTGAGTAAAGCTTTCTTTTTGGCTTTGAGCTTGTAGCAATCTTTCTTGAAGTgacctttctttccacactcaaagCATGCATCcttgttttaattatttttgcCTTCCTTACTTGAACTAGGTCTGAATTCTTTCTTTGGAAATGAAGACTTCATGGGTCGTTTAGATGCATTCTTTTTGGCCAGAAATTTGTGGAACTTCTTAGTGAGAAGTGCAATCTCCTCATCAGAATCTTCAGAAGAATCACCTACATCTGCATTAAGAGTCAGAGTCTTTTTCCTGGgggcttcatcttcttcatcatatctacgTAGTTGGTTctcgaattcttccaattcactgaacagtgttagagtaTCCATAGTCGAAAGTAGTGTCgaatcctgcagaatggtaacctttggagcaaatttctttggcattgctctgaggattttcctattgatctcagattgaggaatgatcctttccagTGAGATAGAGTTCATTaatgtcagaaacctcccttgagcatctcgaacgctttcatctctttccaacctgaaaccttcatagtcactcattagcatacttaattttacatcacgtaccttagacgtgccttcgtggctgactttgatcgtatcccagatctgcttggcagtagtacatgctgatacttttcttaattctgtagctaccatgccattgagaagagaattcatagctttagcattggagttcattgcattcacttcttcaggagaaagatccttgagagattttggcttcccttctttcatGGGAATGGTAaaaccattttctacagcatcccattcgAAAGCATCACGCTGAAGAAAAATTTTCATCCGaaacttccagtcattgtagttttcagcaccatgaagcaatggcggataattgtttgaatacctatctggttgagccatggatcgctagcaaaataaacactaaaaagagaattaaatgcacctgctctgataccaaatgaaattcgtAGGCTCAATAGCTTTAGTAAGTCTGCAGGGAATATTTTGCATTTTTTCATTTGCTTTACTTCAGAAGAAAACACACCCAATTGGAACGTGATTTTGTTTTCTTGTTACTTTACATGGCTAAAATAATTTATCTACATTCATGTGAACAACATGAATATAATTCTTAGACATACAGTTCTCGTAATATTAATCATATTTTGAAATTCGTAGTCTCAATCGAATTAGTTAAAGTGCAATTGTTCACGAATGAGACAGTCTCTTTTGTATTAGCAAATGAGACAGGCTGTATCCAAATGAGACAGATACTATATATTCAGCAGAATGTAAATTGCAGAAATATAAACATGCAATACTGGAAATATGTTAATGCAAGAACACCAAatcttttcacttggttcggcccctatacctagtctatggcctacatccaagtcctcatgccaactagcatagagaatgtattatatccacttaaataaagtacttacaaactttccttgattacaatcTTGGCCGTGAATGAAAGAAccctttccctagcacacagctacgTAGCACACAACTACTTGGCCTTGATCTTGTAATCAATattcccacaacccgggacaagtgatacaATACACCTTCCTTTCAAATACAAAGATAATAATGTGAAAGATTACAACTCGACTATAAACTCTTAATTAACTGGATAATCAATGAATGTAATTAAGAGGATGTTTTTCTCAGAAAAATATAAGATGGAAAGTGCAGAGAGTTGTGTATTTCTGAAAAACATCAAGTCGGTTTATATAGAAAACATGTAACGGATATATTGTATTTCAAActcttttaaaaataataaaagataagattaggtttgaaatatttgaatgtgTAAAACAAGTAATCCGTTAGTTTGTTTCTTGAAAGAGATAAACCTGATAAAGATTGAATATTTGAAATAGGTTAGATTTATCCAAAATAGAGTTTGTTTTGAAAAGATAAGTCAAAGGTTATTCAGTTAACTAAGTTAACATTTAAATAAAACTCTAATACTTATCTAACTAACTAACAATCTGATTTCTTCAATGCATCATCAGAGGATTAACATATTTATCAACCACTGTTATGACTTTCGAATGATCCGAATATACTAGTTTCAAGgctaatatatattttaatttggCCCCAGGTAGAAGTTTAATGGAGCAACTCAAAATTGTTTGTAGCTTAACAATCCTGAAGTTTTACTTAAAATAAAATGTACTAATGGTTAGGATCATAATAACTTTTGCTTGCTGCAGAAACTGAAGAATTTATCAGGAATAAAACAACACTAAAACATAAAAATCCTGCTGCTTGCTGGTCTAGAAGATATAATTTTGCACAAGACAATCAGGTTGGTTCTATAATTTTCTTTGCTTATTTTGTGTAATTAATTTTGTTGCATCTTGTTTCTAAAGCTTCATTAGCATAATGTATAATTTCATGTTGGCTCCCTGTTTTCGCTTCAGATATTACGATCAGGTCTTCCAAAGGAGGTTGAATCGTAAGATTTGTAGATGTTACTTGATGATCTCTGCAGAGATCAGTATTGTGGTTTTCTACTCTTATAGTGTTAAAAATTATAATGTACtgattttgtttttgtttgttCATAATATCTTATTTAAATTGAAAAGTCTTTCATTCAGTCGCAATATTACAAGATATTATGATAACAAAACGAAGGCGGAGATCCAAATTAGCATCTGAAACTCTTTACCGGCCATATTTTTCTCTAATACAGAAGACACAGGCAAGATATCCACATCCATCACATTCGAAAAAGTACTGAATCTCGTAGCCAGCTTCACAGATTCTACATAAGTACGAGGGACAATCTCTTTTTGTGGTCCTCTTTATAACCAAAGCAAGCGTGTGTGCTTGATTGTCAATACTATGTTTGATCGTCTCTCCTAACTTGACATTTAGGCATGAAATGGGGCAATATTCATGAAAAGATTGATCACATTCATCACAATGATAAAGCAACCTCTGGTTGTTAACTTGTTCTTCGCATATTTGACAGTAGAATACTCCCTCGTAGAAGAATGGAGGGTGCCTCAAGATTAGGGAGTGATCATCATATCTGTGTTTTACACTACTTGGATAAAATACACATTCTATACTAATCCGGAAGTTACTACAAGTTTCACATGCGTATTCCACTCCTTTGGAAATATGGTAGTTTCTGATACTACATTTAGAATCGGAGAAGGGACGCTGAACAAGGGAGTGGTGTTTGTGAGATTTATGTCTAATCCTAGTGGATAAGAATGCACAGCGGATATCAATTACGATATCACAAGTCTCGCATATATAATAGAATCCGTTTGTGACATAGTTGCAAATTCCACATGCCACATAACTATAAAAGTATTTCTTATGCCTATAGCGAAGAGAGAGTGTATGCTGCGGGTGGAACGGGGATGCTCCTACTGGGAGCTCATCTGGCAACTGATTGGCACAGAAGGAGTGGAGAAAGAAGCCACATTGGATGCATGCATAGTAACTCGGATGGGATATTGTAATGGGTTGAACGCACCCGTCGCATATCAACACCCTTCTATCAACATCATCATCATCGTCATCATCATTGTTATCGTTTACACTTATTGTAAGCTGATGCAGTTCTAATGGATGGTCCGGGTGACTCCAGTGTTTTTTAATAATATGCGGATCATTAGCTATCAATGGTATATTGGCACTGTTTCCGCCCTCACCTTGAAATTCAACTCGCAACTTGCTACACTGGGTGATAATTAGATCGAATAGTGATTCCTCGCTAGGAAGAGGAAATTGAACCAGTTCAGGTTCATCGTCAACAATGCCTTCTTCTTCAATCTCATTTCTAAAAACAGCAAATTGGAATTTAGTCAAGGGGTGATAATTGTAAAGACATTAGCTCATGCCAAATAAGAAAACAATTGATTTACTTAGCATAAATATAAACAATAAAGATACTAACCCCAAAGATATTGTGGACTTCGAACATTGAATATGCACAAAAAATGTGCATTTGTGACAGTAATAAGACCAGCACAAGGATTGAACTCGTTTATTGCAGATGGCACATAATCGACCAAAATAACGATGCATGACAGGAATTGAGAAGATAAGAGTGAGAGGGTGATGGTGATAAGTAGGAGCTGGAATGATGGGAGGAGAAGAAGCACACTTCTCGTGTATCCAGAAATCACAGGTGTAGCATACATAGGAATAATCTTTATCTTCCTCCCAACAAGCATCACACTTAAACAAAGCCTGCCTCTGTGATGTCAATGAATGCTCCTTGTGACCTTCATGGTGAATCACTTTCTGTTCATGAACATAAATAGAAAGAAAAGCACAGACAACACACACGTCAAAATCACATTGAACACAAGCATAAGCAAAACGAACGTGACTACTACAAACATCACAAGTGCATGTTTTAGAGCGTGGTTGTAGAACAAGGGGGTGTAAGTCCAGCTTATCGCGAATAATCTCTTTAGGCAATTCAGCACAACTCTTGTGGAGGTAAAATTTCCGACAACGAGAACTACCACCCTTAGTACATGTATATGCAGGTGAGCCTATAACAGATTTGTCACAAACAGAGCAAGTAACATCGGATCCGATAACATCATCTTCTTTTAGTACCAGCGGGTGCTCCGGGTGGCTAAAGTGCTCTATCTCTACTGTTGAACTACTCATTTTTTACTTGTAATGGATACTGTATTGGAGCTTCAACTTCTTTACAAAACATACGAAAAAAATGtacctccctccctccctcccaaTTCTTATCGTTTCTAAACAgtgtctgacacgcattttaagatgaataaaaagtatggttgtataattttttttaaaatttttctttttcagaataaatgtttaaacattctatttttattcagaaaaataaaaaattttaaaaaagttatagaaatatactttatatttattttaaaatgcGTGCCCGATACTCTCACAGAAACGATAACAAATGGACGGGACTGATGGAGTATCATTTAATTCATTATCTTTGAGTAGAAATTTCAAAGGAATTTAACAGGCTATTCCATATTTTACTTTGAACTTTTTCAAAGTTTCCCGACACCACCCATGTGCTACCTAACCTTTTTCATAAAGTTTTTTCTTTAAGAACTTTGATATTGTAGTGATACTTTACTTTATTTCTAATTCACCTAACTTCACTAGAAAAATCATCCTGTTGTTAACACAATTTTCAGTACTAAAACTATTAGCAACAAAttatactccctccatcccattGGGAAGCATACGTTTGATTTTAACACGAAAATTAAGATAAAGTGAAATGTTGAgagaaaaaataagaaaaattgATAAAGTGATGAGTTTAATCAATATTTAATGGATAAAATTAGTATAGTAAAAGAAAATAGTGAGTATGCCTGGTGGtgattaaattttatattataaaatatttgcTATTTTTTATAAGTGCTAAAATATATAGAATTGAATGAAATTTCTCAAAAAATGAAGTGTATAAAAATGAATGAGATAGAGGGGAGCAGCTGATAGATGGTTGCATAAATAGCAAAAATCGAGTTTGTCACGAACCACCAGTACCCACAAACCATGTTACCATGTCATACTGGATGCATGCATAGTAACACGGATCAAATAACGTAATGGGTTGAACACACCCATCGCATATCAACACCCTTCTATCATCACCACCACCATCATCATTATCATCATTGTCATTGTTATTATTCACACTAACTGTAAGCTGATGCAGTTCTAATGGATGTTCCTGGTGACTCCAGTGTTTTTCAATAATATGTGGATCATTAGCTATCATTGATGTATTAGCATTGTTTCCGCCCTCACCTTGAAATTCAACTCGCAACTTGCTACACTGGGTGATAATTAGATCGAATAATGATTCTTTGCCAGGCAGAGGAAATTGTACCAAGTCAGGTTCATCGTCAACAATGCCATTTTCTTCAATCTCATTTCTGAAAACAGCAAATTGGAATATAGTCGAGGGGTGATAATTGTAAAGACATTAGCTCATGCCAAATTAGAAAACAATTAATCTTCTTAgcaaatatatataaaaaaataaagaTACTAACCCCAAAGATATTGTGGACGTTGAACAATTAATATGCACAAAAAATGTGCATTTGTGACAGTAATAAGACCAGCACAAGGAGTGAACTCGTTTATTGCAGATGGCACATAATCGACCAAAATAACGATGCATGACAGGAATTGAGAAGATAAGAGTGAGAGGGTGATGGTGATAAGTAGGAGCTGGAATGATGGGAGGAGAAGAAGCACACTTCTCGTGTATCCAGAAATCACAGGTGTAGCATACATAGGAATAATCTTTATCTTCCTCCCAACAAGCATCACACTTAAACAAAGCCTGCCTCTGTGATGTCAATGAATGCTCCTTGTGACCTTCATGGTGAATCACTTTCTGTTCATGAACATAAATAGAAAGAAAAGCACAGACAACACACACGTCAAAATCACATTGAACACAAGCATAAGCAAAACGAACGTGACTACTACAAACATCACAAGTGCATGTTTTAGAGCGTGGTTGCACTCTGACATGAATAGTTGGTTGTTACACAGGTACATTTTGGAATAGGTGCTAGATTATCAATTTCAGCAACAAGTGTCTTGAACTTAGTAAGGTAAGATGTAACAGAGAGATTGCCTTGTTGTAGAGAAGACAAATCTTTGCGAAATTGAAATGTCCTAGGCATGTTGCTCTGAGAGAATCTAGTAGCCAAATCTTCCCAGATTTGTTGAGCAGTAGAGAGATAAGCCACACTATTTCTTATTTCAGTGGATATTGAATTCGACAACCAAGACACAACCATATCATTGCAGCGATTCCACATTGCAATT
Encoded here:
- the LOC141663568 gene encoding uncharacterized protein LOC141663568 gives rise to the protein MSSSTVEIEHFSHPEHPLVLKEDDVIGSDVTCSVCDKSVIGSPAYTCTKGGSSRCRKFYLHKSCAELPKEIIRDKLDLHPLVLQPRSKTCTCDVCSSHVRFAYACVQCDFDVCVVCAFLSIYVHEQKVIHHEGHKEHSLTSQRQALFKCDACWEEDKDYSYVCYTCDFWIHEKCASSPPIIPAPTYHHHPLTLIFSIPVMHRYFGRLCAICNKRVQSLCWSYYCHKCTFFVHIQCSKSTISLGNEIEEEGIVDDEPELVQFPLPSEESLFDLIITQCSKLRVEFQGEGGNSANIPLIANDPHIIKKHWSHPDHPLELHQLTISVNDNNDDDDDDDVDRRVLICDGCVQPITISHPSYYACIQCGFFLHSFCANQLPDELPVGASPFHPQHTLSLRYRHKKYFYSYVACGICNYVTNGFYYICETCDIVIDIRCAFLSTRIRHKSHKHHSLVQRPFSDSKCSIRNYHISKGVEYACETCSNFRISIECVFYPSSVKHRYDDHSLILRHPPFFYEGVFYCQICEEQVNNQRLLYHCDECDQSFHEYCPISCLNVKLGETIKHSIDNQAHTLALVIKRTTKRDCPSYLCRICEAGYEIQYFFECDGCGYLACVFCIREKYGR